DNA from Variovorax sp. PBL-H6:
CTGTGCAAGATCTCCATCTCGCCCGACTCCTGCGTGCGCAGCAGCGAATCCCTGATCACCCGCTGGGGCGGGCTGTCGCTGGTCGCCGCCAAGTTCGTGCCCGGCGTCTCCGTGGTAGCACCGCCAATGGCCGGCGCACTCGGCATGTCCTCGTGGCGCTTCCTGGGCTTCGAAACCATGGCCGCCCTGCTGTGGGTCGGCGTCTTCCTCGGCCTGGGCTGGGTCTTCCGGGAGCAGATCGAGGCCGTGCTCGACACGCTGGCCAATGCCGGCGGCGTCGCGACCGTTGCGCTGGTCGTTGTGCTCGCAGCGATGCTGGCGCTGCGCTGGTGGCGCCGCCGCAGCGTCCTGCGTATCGCGAGCATGCCGCGCGCCGGCATCGACGAGCTGCTCGGGCTGATGGCGGGCGAGGCCCCGCCGATCGTGGTCGACGTGCGCGGAGAGGCCGGAGTGCAGGTCGATCCACGCCGCATTCCCGGGGCCGTGCCGATTCCCCTCAAGGCCCTGCAGCAGCGGCGCGCGGCGCTGCCCTTCGACGACAAGGGGCGCGAGATCATCCTCTACTGCAATTGCCCGAACGAGCTCTCGGCTGCGCTCGCCGCGCAGGCGCTGATGGCGCGCGGCTTCTTGCGCGCGCGGCCGCTGGCCGGCGGGCTGGAGGCCTGGGTGGACGCCGGCCACCCGACTGCCGAGGCCTGACCCGACCGGAGCGCGCCCGGCCGCTCAGTGCTGAAGGATCTTCGAGAGGAACTGCCGCGCGCGCTCCGAGCGCGCCGCGGGGTTGCCGAAGAACTCCTCCTTGCCGCAATCCTCGACGATGCGGCCCTGGTCCATGAAGATCACGCGGTGGGCGACCTTGCGCGCAAAGCCCATCTCGTGCGTGACGCACATCATGGTCATGCCCTCGCGCGCGAGCTGCACCATCACATCGAGCACCTCGTTCACCATCTCCGGGTCCAGCGCCGAGGTGGGCTCGTCGAACAGCATGGCGACGGGGTTCATCGCGAGCGCGCGGGCGATCGCCACGCGTTGCTGCTGGCCGCCCGAGAGCTGGCTGGGGTACTTGTGCGCATGGGCCCGCATGCCCACCCGCTGGAGCAGTGCCATGGAGGTGGTGTGCGCCTCCTCGACGGAGCGCTTGAGGACCTTGCGCTGTGCAATCGAGAGGTTCTCCTCGATCGACAGGTGCGGAAACAGCTCGAAGTGCTGGAACACCATGCCCACGCGCGAGCGCAGCCTGTTCATGTCCACCTTCGGGTCGCCCACGGAGACGCCGTCGACCGCGATGCTGCCCTGCTGGAAGGGCTCCAGCGCATTGACGCACTTGATGAGCGTGGACTTGCCCGAACCCGAAGGGCCGCAGACCACGACGACCTCGCCCTTGCGCACGCTGGTGCTGCAGTCGGCCAACACCTGGAAGGACCCATACCACTTGCTCAGTTGACGTATCTCGATCATGGAAGCTCAGCGTGTCAGGAGTTGCAGGAGGGTGTTGGCGACGACCACCGTCGCCTTGCGCAATTCGTCCAGCGGCACGCGCTCGTCTGCGCGGTGCCCGTTGGCTTCGAGCAGCGACTCCGGGCCGGCGCCGTACATCACGGTGGGAATGCCGGCTTCGCTGTAGAGACGCGCGTCGGTGTAGAGCGGCACGCCGATCGGCGTCACCGCCTTGCCCATCACCGCGCTCGCCTCGCGGCACATCAGCTCGGCCAGTTCCTTCGCGCCGGGCGCGGGGGCGAAGGGGCGCGCCAGCAGGATGCGGCGGATCTCGACCTCGATGCCGGGCAGCGCGCGGCAGGCCTGCTCGATCACGCCGCGCAACTCGGCCTCCACCGCCTCCGGCGATTCCTCGGGCACGATGCGACGGTCGATGCGCAGGCTGAGCCGGTCGGCCACCACGTTGGTGTTGATGCCTCCTTCGATCAGCCCGATCACCAGCGTCGGGTGACTGATGCCGGGCGTCTGCGAAGGCCTGCCGGCGAGCGCGTCGCGATGCCGATAGAGCGCCGGCAGCAGCGTGGCGGCGGCCTCGATGGCGTCATGGCCGGTGTCCGGCCGGGCTGCGTGGGCGGACTTGCCGCGCAGCGTCACCTCGAGGTGCAGGCAGCCGTTGTGGGCGACCACCACGTGGTGCGAGAAGGCGGCCGAGAGCACGTAGTCGGGCCGGCTCAGCCCTTGGGAAAGAATCCAGCCCGGGCCGGTCATGCCGCCCGTCTCCTCGTCGTAGGTGAGATGCAGCTCGACGGTGCCGCCCAGCGCCGCTCCTTCGGCCGCGAGCTGCTTGAGCGCGCGCAGTGCGCAGGCATAGGTGGTGAAGTCCGACTTGGACACGGCGGCGCCGCGACCGTACAGCCAGCCATCGCGCACTTCGCCGCCATAGGGGTCGACACTCCAGCCTTCGCCGGGCGGCACCACGTCGCCGTGCGCGTTGAGCGCCACCACGGGGCCGTCGCCGAAGCGTTCGCGCACGATCAGGTTGGTCGCGCTGCGCATGCCGTGCTCGGCCGCGAACCGGGCCGGCACCGGGTGGCGTTCGACTTCGAAGCCCATCGCCTCGAGCAGGCCTGCCGTGAGTTCGGCATGCGGCGCGCAGTCGCCCGGCGGATTGTCGGAAGGACACCGCACCAGCCGGGCCAGCGTGCCCACCTGCTCGTCGAAATGCGTGTCGATGAAGTGGCGCAGGCTCTCGCGCGCGGAGTCGTGGTCGGTCATGGTGGTCAGAGAAAGCGGTCGATGCGGAACGGGGTGATGTCGATGTCGGTGCGGCCGTGCGCGATCAGGTCGGCGACCAGCTTTGCCGTGATCGGCGCCAGCGTGTAGCCGTTGGAAGTGACGGCGTTGTAGAAGCCCGGCACACCCGGCACCTCGCCGATGATCGGCGCGCCGTCGATGTTCACGTTCATGCCGGCCCAGCAGCGCACCATGTGCAGCCCGCTCACGGCCGGCAGCACCCGGCGGGCCACCCAGAGGTTGCCCTCGATGCTGGCGCGCTCGGCGCGGTTGAGCCGCATGTCCGGGTGAAAGGCAGCAGTCCAGCCGCCGCCGATCAGCAGGCCGCCGCTGGCCGCCTGCTTGAGGCTCAGGTGACGGTCGGCATGCGCGATCAGGTGATCGACCAGCGGCGGCGCGGGCTCGGTCACGATCATCTGCAGCGGTGCGCCCTGGACCGGGATCTTCACGCCCAGCATTTCCCCGAGCGCACTGGACCAGGCGCCGCTCGCATTGACGATGCGGCCGGCCCGGATCGTGCCGCGCGAGGTGCGCACCTCGAAGCCCGCGCCCGCGCCGGGCAGCCGCTCGATGGCCTGCACGTCGCAGCCGCGCAGCAGGCGCGCGCCCTGTTGCTGCGCACGCCGCGCCACCGCGTAGGTGGCACGCAGCGGATTGATCTTGCCCTCCATCGGGCAGTGCTCCGCACCCAGCAGCTCGCCGGACAGGGCGGGCGACAGCCGGCGCAGAGCGGCGCCGTCGATCACCTCGGCGTCGATGCCATGGCGCCGCTCCAGCGCGGCCTTGGCCTCGAGGAAGCGCATGCCGGCCTCGCTGTCGGCCACCATCAGGCCGCCGGTGATCTTGATCTCGAGGTCCTCGCCGCAATCGGCCTCGATCTGCTGCCACAGCTTCACCGACATCGGCCCGAGCGGCAGCGTGGCCGCGGCCGGACCGCCGCCGGCCTGCGCCCGGGCCCCGAAGTCGAACGAGAGCAGCTGCACATGCAGGCTGCCCGCATTGGCGCCCGAGGCCTGGAGGTTGACGTCGTCGCGGTCGACCACCGTCACCTCCTGCCCCGCCCGCGAGAGGTAGTAGCCAAGGCAGGAGCCCAGCACGCCGGCACCGATGACCAGCACCTCGGTGCGCAGCGGCGCGAAGGCTTCGACCGCCATCGGCCGCGCAAGGTTGGGCGTGATCGCCGGCTTGTGGCCGCCCCATTCGGGCTTCTCGAAACCCAATGCACCGACCGGGACGGGCTTGGCGGGCGGCCTGGGCGCGAAGTACTGCTCCACATCGGGCGGCTTGCCCGTCGTCTCGCCGAGCAGGCGGGCGGCAGTCACGGCGCAGTAGCGGCCCTGGCAACGCCCCATGCCGAGCCGCGTGTTGCGCTTGAGGGCGGCCAGCGTGTCGCGGCCGGCCCGGATCTGCTCGCGGACGTCCCCGAACCGGATCTCCTCGCAGCGGCACAGCAGCGTGTCGTCGGTCACGTCCGCCAGCCGCACCGGCGGCGCGGCGTAGAGCGACCACAGCGCGCGCTGGAAGCGCTCCGCCTGCCGCAGATCGGCGAGCGCCGCCGCGGGCTCGGGCGCGTCCAGGCCCAGGTTGCGGGCCGCCGCGGCGCCGGCCAGCGTGCCGCGTGCCAGGGCCACGCGCGAGCCGCCCAGGTCCGCGCCGTCGCCGGCGACAAGAACGCCGGGCAGGTGGGTGGTGCCGTCTTCGCGGGTGACGGTCGCGGGGTAGCCGAGGTGCCGGTCCGCCACCCGGTGTTCGCAGCCCAGCATGCGCGCGAGCTCGGTGGAAGGTATGAAGCCGTAGCCCAGGCACAGCGTGTCGGCCTCGAAGCGCTGCACCGTGCCCGGCACTGCGCGGCCTTGCGCATCGAGGCGTGCGGCCTGCACGGCCTCGAGGCGGTCCGTGCCTTCGGCAGCAGTCACCGCCGTACCCCAGATCACCGGCACACCGTGCGTGCGCAGCTGCCGCAGGTAGCGCCAGCCGTCGCGCAGCAAGTCGGGCGCGGCTCGCGTCGCGGTCCACATGGATTGCCATTGGCCCAGCCCGGGTCGCGGCGCCGATTCCAGTACGGCGAGCACCTTCGCGCCGCCGGCCAGCAGCTCGGCGGCCAGTTGCAGGTTCAGCGGCCCGTTGCCCGCGATGAGCACCCGCTGTCCCGGGGCCACGCGGTAGGCGCGCGCCAGCGTCTGGCCGGCACCGGTGGTCATCACGCCCGGCAGCGTCCAGCCGGGGAAGGGCACGGGTCGCTCGTAGGCCCCCGGGGCAAGCACGAGTTGCCGGCACGCGATGACATGCGCCTGCCCACGAATGAGCGCGCCGACCTCGTTCGGCGAGAAGGCGGCCCAGACCTGCGCGTCCTGCTCGATCACGACCCCCGCCGCCAGCACCTCACGCTCCAGCGCGAGGCCGGCCGCGAACTGGCGGTCGGCGGGTGCGGCGGCGTGGTGGGAGGGCGCCAGCGGCTTGTAGAACTGGCCGCCTGCCTGGAGCCGTTCGTCCAATACCAGCACACCCGCCCCGGCGCGGCGCGCGGCCAGCGCCGCCGACAGGCCAGCCGGCCCGGCGCCGATCACCAGCAGGTCGACTTCGCGGCGCGCCGGCTCGGCTGCCGGCTCGGGCGCCAGCGGCCGCAGCGGATCCTCGGGCGTGCCGGCAGGCATCGCCGAGCGGACCTGCTGGCCTTCGGCCACCTTGGTGAGACAGGCGCGCTGGCTGGCGCGCCCGTCCACCGTCACCAGGCAATCGAAGCAGGCCCCCATCCCGCAGTACAGGCCGCGGCGTTCTCCGCCGCGGGTATGGCGCATCTCGCGGATGCCGCCTGCCGCCAGCGCCGCGGCGAGGGTCTCCCCCTCCAGGCCTTCCATCGGCTGCCCGTCGTACCAGAAGCGCACCGGCTTGCCGGCAGGGCTCATCGAAGGGTGGCTCAATCGAACAGGCATGGGCGAAGAAGAGGAGGAAAAGAACGTTGACGGCGATGAACGTATACGTATACTACACGTATACCTTGCAATCAGCCACCTCGAACCTCCCCCAGGACCGCCGATGACAGCATTTCGAGGCACCTACACGGTGCTCATCACCCCCATGACCGCCGATGGCCGGCAGGTCGACGTGCCGGCACTGAAGAAGCTGGTCGAGTGGCAGATCCAGGAGGGCATCCACGGGCTGATCCCGCTGGGCAGCACCGGCGAATTCCTGTCCTTGACGCCGCAGGAGCGCCAGCTCGTCATCGAAACCTGCGTGACCACCGCAGCAAAACGCGTGCCGGTTCTGATCGGCACCGGCGCCGAGTGGACGGACGAATGCGTGCGCCTGAGCCGGGAGGCCGAGGGCATGGGCGCCGACGGCGTGATGATCATCCCGCCCTTCTACAGCACGCCCACGGACGACGAGCTGTTCGAGCACTATCGCAAGGTGGGCGAGGCGATCGGCATTCCGATCATGGTCTACAACAACCCGGCCACGGCCAACGTGGACCTCAAGCCAGAGCTGGTGGCGCGCCTTTCGCGCATCGACAACTGCAGGTACATCAAGGAGTCGACGCTCGAAGTGACCCGCGTGCGCGACATCATCGAACTGTGCGGCGACCGCATGACGGTGTTCGCCGGCATCCTCGGCTACGAGTCCTTCTGGCTCGGTGCCCAGGGCTGGGTGGCGGTGTGCTCCAACCTGATCCCGAAGATGTCGGCCCGCCTCTTCGAACTGGTCGCCGACGAGCG
Protein-coding regions in this window:
- a CDS encoding rhodanese-like domain-containing protein, with translation METLIALMVDHAVAVVFVITFAARVGLPLPAAPVLVVAGGIAAMAEPVLLLALVAAALLANVLGDAVWFYAGRTYGYRFMRLLCKISISPDSCVRSSESLITRWGGLSLVAAKFVPGVSVVAPPMAGALGMSSWRFLGFETMAALLWVGVFLGLGWVFREQIEAVLDTLANAGGVATVALVVVLAAMLALRWWRRRSVLRIASMPRAGIDELLGLMAGEAPPIVVDVRGEAGVQVDPRRIPGAVPIPLKALQQRRAALPFDDKGREIILYCNCPNELSAALAAQALMARGFLRARPLAGGLEAWVDAGHPTAEA
- a CDS encoding dihydrodipicolinate synthase family protein, coding for MTAFRGTYTVLITPMTADGRQVDVPALKKLVEWQIQEGIHGLIPLGSTGEFLSLTPQERQLVIETCVTTAAKRVPVLIGTGAEWTDECVRLSREAEGMGADGVMIIPPFYSTPTDDELFEHYRKVGEAIGIPIMVYNNPATANVDLKPELVARLSRIDNCRYIKESTLEVTRVRDIIELCGDRMTVFAGILGYESFWLGAQGWVAVCSNLIPKMSARLFELVADERDMPAALALYKKMLPIVRWVGGHRYVAASKDGLTMMGLPVGKPRAPRLPLPANEAADLRRELDRLQLLDSIRA
- a CDS encoding M20/M25/M40 family metallo-hydrolase yields the protein MTDHDSARESLRHFIDTHFDEQVGTLARLVRCPSDNPPGDCAPHAELTAGLLEAMGFEVERHPVPARFAAEHGMRSATNLIVRERFGDGPVVALNAHGDVVPPGEGWSVDPYGGEVRDGWLYGRGAAVSKSDFTTYACALRALKQLAAEGAALGGTVELHLTYDEETGGMTGPGWILSQGLSRPDYVLSAAFSHHVVVAHNGCLHLEVTLRGKSAHAARPDTGHDAIEAAATLLPALYRHRDALAGRPSQTPGISHPTLVIGLIEGGINTNVVADRLSLRIDRRIVPEESPEAVEAELRGVIEQACRALPGIEVEIRRILLARPFAPAPGAKELAELMCREASAVMGKAVTPIGVPLYTDARLYSEAGIPTVMYGAGPESLLEANGHRADERVPLDELRKATVVVANTLLQLLTR
- a CDS encoding FAD-dependent oxidoreductase, whose translation is MSPAGKPVRFWYDGQPMEGLEGETLAAALAAGGIREMRHTRGGERRGLYCGMGACFDCLVTVDGRASQRACLTKVAEGQQVRSAMPAGTPEDPLRPLAPEPAAEPARREVDLLVIGAGPAGLSAALAARRAGAGVLVLDERLQAGGQFYKPLAPSHHAAAPADRQFAAGLALEREVLAAGVVIEQDAQVWAAFSPNEVGALIRGQAHVIACRQLVLAPGAYERPVPFPGWTLPGVMTTGAGQTLARAYRVAPGQRVLIAGNGPLNLQLAAELLAGGAKVLAVLESAPRPGLGQWQSMWTATRAAPDLLRDGWRYLRQLRTHGVPVIWGTAVTAAEGTDRLEAVQAARLDAQGRAVPGTVQRFEADTLCLGYGFIPSTELARMLGCEHRVADRHLGYPATVTREDGTTHLPGVLVAGDGADLGGSRVALARGTLAGAAAARNLGLDAPEPAAALADLRQAERFQRALWSLYAAPPVRLADVTDDTLLCRCEEIRFGDVREQIRAGRDTLAALKRNTRLGMGRCQGRYCAVTAARLLGETTGKPPDVEQYFAPRPPAKPVPVGALGFEKPEWGGHKPAITPNLARPMAVEAFAPLRTEVLVIGAGVLGSCLGYYLSRAGQEVTVVDRDDVNLQASGANAGSLHVQLLSFDFGARAQAGGGPAAATLPLGPMSVKLWQQIEADCGEDLEIKITGGLMVADSEAGMRFLEAKAALERRHGIDAEVIDGAALRRLSPALSGELLGAEHCPMEGKINPLRATYAVARRAQQQGARLLRGCDVQAIERLPGAGAGFEVRTSRGTIRAGRIVNASGAWSSALGEMLGVKIPVQGAPLQMIVTEPAPPLVDHLIAHADRHLSLKQAASGGLLIGGGWTAAFHPDMRLNRAERASIEGNLWVARRVLPAVSGLHMVRCWAGMNVNIDGAPIIGEVPGVPGFYNAVTSNGYTLAPITAKLVADLIAHGRTDIDITPFRIDRFL
- a CDS encoding amino acid ABC transporter ATP-binding protein, with translation MIEIRQLSKWYGSFQVLADCSTSVRKGEVVVVCGPSGSGKSTLIKCVNALEPFQQGSIAVDGVSVGDPKVDMNRLRSRVGMVFQHFELFPHLSIEENLSIAQRKVLKRSVEEAHTTSMALLQRVGMRAHAHKYPSQLSGGQQQRVAIARALAMNPVAMLFDEPTSALDPEMVNEVLDVMVQLAREGMTMMCVTHEMGFARKVAHRVIFMDQGRIVEDCGKEEFFGNPAARSERARQFLSKILQH